Proteins from one Listeria weihenstephanensis genomic window:
- a CDS encoding HD domain-containing protein, translating into MTYLETRLPEIKVFKDPVHRYVHVSDQIIWDLIATKEFQRLRRIHQLGTTSLTFHGAEHSRFNHSLGVYEITRRIVEGTFAKEIQWDNEERLIALTAALLHDLGHGPFSHAFEKVFSTNHEHYTMAIITGNTEVRRVLERAGTHFPEKVAAVINKTYQNQTLVKLISSQVDADRMDYLLRDAYYTGVSYGNFDMERIMRVMRPSPDGNGVIIKSSGMHAVEDYIVSRYQMYQQVYFHPVSRSAEVLLWKILERAQNLHERGYHFVQTPIQLIPFLNRDVSLEEYITLDDTVLMYFFSVWQNEEDATLSDLCSRFLNRRLLSYIDYDPKVDAELYLKLKGLLEKADIDPEYYLVIDSTSDLPYDLYEPGDIGGRSPIQLLMPNGELHELSTESMIVEAIAGKRRVDIKLYYPLDFIESGRINAEISEQIISLIHAHSLKKTER; encoded by the coding sequence GTGACATATTTAGAAACGAGATTACCCGAAATAAAAGTATTCAAAGACCCAGTGCACCGATATGTACATGTTTCTGATCAAATTATTTGGGACTTGATTGCAACGAAAGAATTTCAGCGATTGCGCCGAATTCATCAATTAGGAACAACGTCGCTTACGTTTCATGGCGCGGAGCATAGTCGTTTTAACCATTCGCTTGGTGTATACGAAATTACACGCCGAATCGTTGAGGGTACTTTTGCAAAAGAGATTCAGTGGGATAATGAGGAGCGTTTGATCGCTTTGACGGCTGCGCTACTGCATGATCTAGGACATGGCCCATTTTCACATGCTTTTGAGAAGGTTTTTAGCACGAATCATGAACACTATACGATGGCTATTATAACGGGGAATACCGAGGTCAGGCGGGTGTTAGAGCGAGCAGGAACGCATTTTCCTGAGAAGGTTGCCGCGGTTATCAATAAGACGTATCAAAACCAGACTCTCGTTAAGCTGATTTCTAGCCAAGTCGATGCAGATCGAATGGATTATTTACTGCGTGACGCTTACTATACGGGGGTTAGCTATGGGAATTTTGATATGGAGCGGATTATGCGTGTGATGCGGCCTAGTCCAGATGGCAACGGGGTTATTATTAAATCGTCGGGAATGCATGCCGTAGAAGATTATATCGTTAGTCGCTACCAAATGTATCAGCAAGTTTATTTTCATCCTGTTAGCAGAAGTGCAGAGGTTCTACTTTGGAAAATTCTCGAGCGCGCACAGAATTTGCATGAAAGAGGTTATCATTTCGTGCAAACGCCGATTCAATTAATCCCATTTCTTAATCGAGATGTTTCATTAGAAGAATATATTACACTGGATGACACTGTATTGATGTATTTCTTTTCTGTGTGGCAGAATGAGGAAGATGCAACGCTGAGTGATTTATGTAGTCGGTTCTTGAACAGGCGCCTGCTTAGTTATATTGACTACGATCCGAAAGTGGATGCGGAGCTTTATTTGAAATTAAAAGGCTTGCTTGAGAAGGCGGATATTGATCCAGAATATTATCTAGTTATCGATTCCACTTCTGATTTGCCATATGATTTATATGAGCCAGGTGATATAGGTGGGAGATCCCCGATTCAATTATTAATGCCAAATGGCGAATTGCATGAATTATCAACAGAGTCCATGATTGTAGAGGCAATTGCGGGTAAAAGGCGTGTAGATATTAAACTATATTATCCACTTGATTTTATTGAGAGTGGTCGTATCAATGCAGAGATTTCAGAGCAAATTATTAGTTTAATACATGCGCATTCATTGAAGAAGACGGAGCGCTAA
- the kduI gene encoding 5-dehydro-4-deoxy-D-glucuronate isomerase, whose product MDNRYTHSPEDIRHYSTEQLRKEFLMERVFELGNIQLVYTHNDRMIFGGVTPAEVPLEIKLDKELGVDYFLERRELGIINIGGPGFIEIDGEKEEMKNQDGYYIGKETQHVIFSSADKANPAKFYISSAPAHHKYPNVKIEIDSIKPMETGDPLTLNKRKIYQYVHPNVCESCQLQMGYTMLEPGNAWNTMPCHTHERRMEAYVYFDMEEDTRAFHMMGTPEETKHLVVSNEQAVISPSWSIHSGVGTSNYTFIWSMCGENITYTDMDMVAMDQLK is encoded by the coding sequence ATGGATAATCGTTATACACATAGCCCAGAGGATATTCGACATTATTCGACGGAGCAGTTACGCAAAGAATTTTTAATGGAGCGGGTGTTTGAACTCGGAAATATTCAGTTAGTTTATACGCATAATGATCGCATGATTTTTGGAGGTGTGACACCGGCGGAAGTACCTTTAGAAATTAAGTTGGATAAAGAGCTTGGCGTGGATTATTTCTTGGAGCGCCGTGAATTAGGAATTATTAATATCGGCGGACCTGGATTTATTGAAATAGATGGTGAAAAAGAAGAAATGAAGAATCAGGATGGTTATTATATAGGCAAAGAAACACAGCATGTTATTTTTTCCAGTGCGGATAAGGCGAATCCTGCAAAATTTTATATTAGTTCTGCACCTGCGCATCATAAGTATCCAAATGTGAAAATCGAGATTGATAGCATTAAGCCGATGGAAACAGGTGATCCGCTTACGTTGAACAAAAGAAAAATTTATCAGTATGTGCATCCAAATGTTTGTGAAAGCTGTCAATTACAGATGGGGTATACAATGCTAGAGCCAGGAAACGCATGGAATACGATGCCCTGCCACACGCATGAACGTCGTATGGAAGCGTATGTATATTTTGATATGGAAGAAGATACGCGTGCTTTTCACATGATGGGGACGCCTGAGGAGACGAAGCATTTGGTAGTTAGCAACGAGCAAGCGGTTATTTCACCAAGTTGGTCTATTCATTCGGGTGTAGGAACAAGCAACTACACGTTTATTTGGTCCATGTGCGGCGAGAATATTACATATACCGATATGGATATGGTGGCCATGGATCAATTGAAATAA
- a CDS encoding CPBP family intramembrane glutamic endopeptidase, translating into MDQPYEQSQPRIWTIIWVFGVYLLLSLILQIASIVWDVFAGNDFLNMAVTWHSELLGLAAMLITLWIAKYQRIYFFKRARISWKGFLFAFIVMIVAIGISSVIDFLGQNFSSYTNTQNEILLEDVYLHASWLLSFVSIVLVAPFVEEIIFRGFLMQQLFRNRLWLGWIVSSLLFCAAHVPTDWVSFLLYLIPGIALGGILYKTKRLELTIFAHFINNFIAFIWT; encoded by the coding sequence ATGGATCAACCTTATGAACAAAGCCAGCCTAGAATATGGACAATTATATGGGTTTTTGGCGTGTATTTGTTGCTGTCACTTATCTTACAAATCGCGAGCATCGTATGGGATGTTTTTGCAGGTAATGACTTTCTAAATATGGCGGTGACTTGGCATAGTGAATTGCTTGGTTTGGCCGCCATGTTGATTACGCTTTGGATTGCAAAATACCAGCGCATTTATTTTTTCAAACGGGCGCGGATTAGCTGGAAGGGGTTCTTATTTGCTTTCATCGTTATGATTGTCGCGATTGGAATTAGTTCCGTTATTGACTTTCTTGGGCAGAACTTCTCTTCCTATACGAATACGCAAAATGAAATATTACTGGAAGACGTTTATTTACATGCCTCTTGGTTACTTAGCTTTGTATCTATCGTTCTCGTAGCACCTTTTGTGGAGGAAATAATTTTTAGAGGATTCTTGATGCAGCAACTTTTCAGAAATCGCTTGTGGCTTGGCTGGATCGTTAGCAGTTTACTATTTTGCGCGGCGCATGTTCCCACAGATTGGGTTAGTTTTTTACTCTATCTGATTCCTGGAATTGCACTTGGGGGGATTTTATACAAGACCAAGCGACTGGAATTGACGATTTTTGCACATTTTATAAATAACTTTATCGCCTTTATTTGGACGTAA
- a CDS encoding gluconate 5-dehydrogenase — protein MDFKMEQFRLEGKVALVTGAVYGIGFAIASGLAEAGAKIVFNSLNQESVEAGLEGYKKAGIDAVGYVCDVTDEEAVQRMVKQIEEEVGMIDILVNNAGIIKRVPMIEMSVDAFREVIDIDLNAPFIMAKAVIPSMIQQGGGKIINICSMMSELGRETVSAYAAAKGGLKMLTKNIASEYGEYNIQCNGLGPGYIATPQTAPLRERQADGSRHPFDQFIIAKTPAAKWGEASDLAGPAVFLASHASDFINGHILYVDGGILAYIGKQPL, from the coding sequence ATGGATTTTAAGATGGAACAATTTCGTTTAGAAGGAAAAGTGGCATTGGTGACTGGCGCAGTTTATGGTATCGGTTTTGCCATTGCAAGTGGTCTAGCTGAGGCTGGCGCAAAGATTGTCTTTAATAGTCTAAATCAGGAGAGCGTAGAGGCGGGTTTGGAGGGTTATAAGAAGGCTGGGATTGATGCAGTAGGTTACGTTTGCGATGTGACAGATGAAGAGGCTGTACAACGCATGGTGAAGCAAATCGAAGAAGAAGTTGGCATGATTGATATCTTGGTAAATAACGCAGGGATTATCAAACGCGTGCCGATGATAGAAATGTCAGTAGATGCGTTCCGTGAAGTGATAGATATCGATTTAAATGCGCCGTTCATTATGGCCAAAGCTGTTATCCCATCAATGATACAACAAGGTGGGGGCAAGATTATTAATATTTGTTCCATGATGAGCGAACTTGGTCGTGAAACGGTCAGTGCTTATGCAGCTGCGAAAGGTGGACTCAAAATGCTCACTAAAAATATTGCTTCTGAGTACGGCGAGTATAACATTCAATGCAATGGTCTTGGCCCTGGTTATATCGCAACACCACAAACCGCGCCGTTACGAGAAAGACAAGCAGATGGTTCGCGCCATCCATTTGACCAATTTATCATTGCGAAAACACCCGCAGCAAAATGGGGAGAAGCTAGTGATTTAGCTGGTCCAGCAGTTTTCCTAGCATCCCATGCATCCGATTTTATTAATGGACATATATTGTACGTTGATGGCGGAATTCTAGCCTATATCGGTAAGCAGCCGCTCTAA
- a CDS encoding MFS transporter, producing MQYKKYSIKNLSSTSNLSRQIRIDREMKMMEESNLESKIELAGNAYEKPSKKLPFGVRDKIGYMFGDLANCFILGLVNSFLLIYYTNVLGIAGAVVGMLFFGARILDAFVDVTVGRLCDVTKLTKEGRFRPWIRRMKYPFCLITIILFLPFVSSFPMGLKIGYVFVTYIIFGILLSTINIPYGSMASAISSNPDDRVSLSTFRSIGSAIGGGATGFLIPIFMYVTLVDGQQVVSGMRFFIIAIVCAGIAFVAYNISYRMTTERIQVEKNEQVKGSVLIKGMLANRALVVLVIVDIFIVINQILAGTNTTYLFNDYFHNKQAMSLALLFTYGTVIVLAPFATRLTKRFGKKEASVFALLVSSALYLAMYFMHIENPWVYLVLLFIATLGTGLFNLMVWAFITDVIDYHQYITGLREDGTVYGVNSFARKFGQACAGLIGGIMLTLIGYQSSTTGGTIQTLVVENRIYALANLLPAICLFVSALVLFFAYPLNRARTLEVGAALRKINKQ from the coding sequence ATGCAATATAAGAAATATTCTATCAAAAATTTGAGTTCGACAAGCAATCTATCAAGACAAATTCGTATCGATCGGGAGATGAAAATGATGGAAGAATCAAATTTAGAGTCAAAAATAGAATTAGCAGGCAATGCGTATGAAAAGCCAAGCAAAAAATTGCCTTTTGGAGTGCGAGATAAAATTGGTTACATGTTTGGTGATTTAGCTAATTGTTTTATTTTAGGGTTAGTCAATAGTTTTTTACTGATTTATTATACCAATGTATTGGGAATCGCAGGCGCTGTTGTCGGGATGTTATTTTTTGGAGCACGAATTCTAGATGCCTTTGTGGATGTCACAGTCGGACGCTTGTGCGATGTCACTAAACTAACAAAGGAAGGTAGATTTCGGCCTTGGATTCGCAGAATGAAGTATCCATTTTGCCTCATCACAATTATATTATTTTTACCATTTGTGAGTTCTTTTCCGATGGGTTTGAAAATTGGTTATGTTTTTGTTACGTATATTATTTTTGGGATTCTTTTATCCACTATTAATATTCCGTACGGATCCATGGCATCGGCGATTAGTTCTAACCCTGACGATCGGGTATCGCTTTCGACATTTAGAAGCATCGGATCAGCAATTGGTGGTGGCGCGACGGGTTTCTTGATTCCAATTTTTATGTATGTCACGTTGGTAGATGGTCAGCAAGTTGTTTCGGGTATGCGATTTTTTATCATTGCAATCGTTTGCGCCGGTATCGCCTTTGTTGCTTATAACATCTCGTATCGGATGACGACGGAGCGCATTCAAGTGGAGAAGAATGAGCAGGTAAAAGGTAGTGTGCTGATAAAAGGAATGTTGGCGAATCGGGCGCTTGTAGTGCTAGTAATTGTTGATATTTTTATCGTTATTAACCAAATTTTGGCGGGTACCAACACAACTTACCTATTTAATGATTATTTTCACAATAAACAAGCGATGTCGCTAGCCCTTTTGTTTACATATGGGACAGTCATTGTTTTAGCACCTTTTGCAACACGACTAACGAAGCGATTTGGCAAAAAGGAGGCAAGTGTTTTTGCGCTGTTAGTTTCGTCAGCGCTATACCTTGCGATGTACTTTATGCATATTGAGAATCCGTGGGTATATCTAGTATTGCTTTTCATTGCAACACTTGGAACAGGTCTATTCAACTTGATGGTATGGGCGTTCATTACCGACGTTATTGATTACCACCAGTACATTACAGGTTTACGCGAAGATGGGACGGTTTACGGGGTTAACTCTTTTGCTCGGAAATTTGGACAGGCGTGTGCTGGTTTAATCGGGGGAATTATGTTGACACTTATCGGATACCAATCTTCCACAACAGGCGGAACAATTCAGACCTTAGTTGTCGAAAATAGGATTTACGCGCTAGCTAATTTACTGCCAGCTATTTGTCTATTTGTTTCCGCACTAGTTTTATTTTTCGCTTATCCTTTAAATCGTGCGAGAACATTAGAAGTTGGAGCTGCACTTAGAAAAATCAATAAACAATAA
- a CDS encoding sugar phosphate isomerase/epimerase family protein — translation MQFAIRGHDITNVKNVEDLALKTQLAGIQNVQLALGISFPNMPTETANINPGMGNYFRTKLAERDVNIAILSCYINMIHPDLDVREQLLQKFEAYVKHAKYFGASMVATETGCVFPEIAYTTENFTEEAFQETVDVIKRLVEVGEKHGMLIGIEPGLNHPIHSLQKTERLIELVDSDFLGIILDPTNLITAETYPNQVDIVKHAFRLFGESICAVHMKDFVVENDRVKPTYLFQGEMQVKEIISVIAQQKPNSFVVLEETKDEWIGKAKDELNHM, via the coding sequence TTGCAATTTGCAATTCGCGGGCATGATATAACTAATGTCAAAAATGTAGAGGATTTAGCGCTTAAAACGCAACTCGCAGGTATTCAGAATGTGCAACTGGCGCTGGGAATATCATTTCCAAACATGCCAACAGAGACTGCTAATATCAATCCAGGAATGGGGAACTATTTCCGAACCAAGCTGGCAGAGAGAGACGTTAACATCGCGATTTTGAGTTGCTATATTAACATGATTCATCCTGATCTGGATGTAAGAGAGCAATTGCTACAGAAATTCGAAGCTTACGTAAAACATGCGAAATACTTTGGAGCTTCTATGGTAGCGACGGAGACGGGATGTGTATTCCCTGAAATAGCGTATACGACTGAAAATTTTACGGAGGAAGCTTTTCAAGAAACGGTGGATGTTATTAAGCGACTTGTGGAGGTTGGCGAGAAGCACGGCATGCTTATTGGTATCGAACCAGGGCTAAATCATCCCATCCACTCCCTGCAAAAAACGGAACGCTTAATTGAATTAGTAGACTCTGATTTCCTTGGGATTATTTTAGATCCAACTAATTTAATTACGGCGGAAACATACCCGAATCAAGTAGATATTGTCAAGCATGCATTTAGGCTGTTTGGAGAAAGCATATGCGCCGTTCATATGAAAGATTTTGTAGTTGAGAACGACAGGGTAAAGCCAACTTATTTATTCCAAGGAGAGATGCAGGTGAAAGAAATTATATCAGTGATCGCTCAGCAAAAACCAAACAGTTTTGTGGTGCTGGAAGAGACTAAAGATGAATGGATTGGGAAGGCGAAGGATGAGTTAAATCACATGTAG
- a CDS encoding bifunctional 2-keto-4-hydroxyglutarate aldolase/2-keto-3-deoxy-6-phosphogluconate aldolase, whose translation MQKLNFLKALQSAGVIAVIRHDTKDGAIKASEAVIAGGMKGIELTFTVPDADQAIRELKERYEGNPEIIIGAGTVLEAFTARLAILAGAQFIVSPTFDLSTAEVCHLYQIPYLPGCMTISEAQIALKAGVDIIKLFPGNLYGPAIIKAFKAPVPHLNIMPTGGVDVDNLAEWFEAGAVAVGVGGNLLAPAKTNNFAKVTENASVYMAKYQQIKGE comes from the coding sequence ATGCAAAAGCTAAATTTTTTAAAAGCACTGCAATCAGCAGGTGTCATCGCTGTTATAAGGCATGACACAAAAGACGGCGCAATAAAAGCGAGTGAGGCTGTTATTGCAGGGGGAATGAAAGGAATCGAATTAACATTTACCGTGCCAGACGCAGATCAAGCTATACGAGAGCTAAAAGAGCGATACGAAGGCAATCCAGAAATAATTATTGGCGCTGGAACAGTTTTGGAAGCGTTCACAGCGCGACTTGCAATTTTGGCGGGGGCACAATTTATTGTAAGTCCAACATTTGATTTAAGTACTGCCGAAGTTTGTCATCTATATCAGATTCCATATTTGCCAGGGTGCATGACCATTAGCGAGGCTCAAATTGCTTTAAAAGCAGGCGTAGATATTATTAAACTATTTCCAGGAAATCTTTACGGACCAGCGATTATTAAAGCTTTCAAAGCGCCAGTTCCGCATTTAAACATCATGCCAACAGGTGGTGTGGATGTTGATAATCTGGCGGAATGGTTTGAGGCAGGTGCCGTTGCGGTTGGCGTGGGAGGTAATCTATTAGCTCCAGCCAAAACAAATAATTTTGCTAAAGTTACTGAAAATGCTTCAGTCTATATGGCTAAGTATCAGCAAATTAAAGGAGAATAG
- a CDS encoding IclR family transcriptional regulator, with translation MKKRGEKMTDQKPYGSVLLKAVDILDFLLEYPSSSLKEISDGLKMTNSTVLKILDTLLLVSYVSRDEKKNYRIGAKFRKYFNQDSKQVDLVETTLPYLERLQHQIDETIHLGILNMHEILYINKLDPKNQVIQMSSKIGITRPLYCSAMGKAVLAKFSAESYQKYLSTTELKKYTVHTMIDAAEIETEIEKIRETNIAYDNEEVENDIFCVGAALIKEEDIVGAFSISVPKYRITDSYKKEITMAIIRAKQEIEAVL, from the coding sequence ATGAAGAAAAGAGGAGAAAAAATGACAGATCAAAAACCATATGGATCGGTCTTGCTAAAAGCCGTCGATATTTTAGATTTCTTGTTGGAATATCCAAGTAGTTCACTAAAAGAGATTTCTGACGGACTAAAAATGACAAATTCAACGGTACTAAAAATTTTAGATACACTCTTGTTAGTTTCCTACGTTAGTCGAGATGAGAAAAAAAATTATCGTATCGGTGCTAAATTTAGGAAGTATTTTAATCAAGATAGTAAGCAAGTAGACTTAGTGGAGACAACACTACCGTACTTGGAAAGGCTGCAGCATCAAATTGACGAAACGATCCATCTAGGAATTTTAAATATGCACGAAATTTTATATATTAATAAGCTAGATCCTAAAAATCAGGTAATTCAAATGTCTTCTAAAATCGGAATTACAAGACCACTTTATTGTTCAGCAATGGGTAAGGCGGTGTTGGCTAAATTCAGCGCGGAATCGTATCAAAAATATCTAAGCACAACAGAACTGAAAAAATATACGGTACATACGATGATAGATGCAGCTGAAATAGAAACGGAAATCGAAAAAATTCGTGAAACAAATATCGCCTATGACAATGAGGAAGTGGAAAACGATATCTTCTGTGTAGGTGCGGCTTTGATAAAAGAGGAGGATATTGTGGGTGCGTTTAGTATCAGTGTTCCAAAATACCGCATCACAGATTCCTATAAAAAAGAAATTACGATGGCGATAATACGTGCTAAACAAGAAATTGAAGCTGTTTTATAG
- a CDS encoding sugar kinase — protein sequence MGKVLTLGEGMLRFSTSTGKRLSNVEAVSLHYGGGEANVAISLANYGHDTYFASKVPNNSLGEGFKNHLQNFNVNTDVLLRGGKRIGTYYVEVGAGERGAKVLYDREQSSFATMNENEWDSLQIFKDIDFFHISGITPALSSFWRKLTCELLSQAKKAGCKISFDVNYRAKLWTQEEASQMLKEILPLVDYCSLGKLDALYLLGIKPYQGGEDEIAHYYSEIQKKYPNIQVLYATKREVISATFNKLTGVYWHDGEYYESKKYEMKAIVDRIGGGDAFSGAVLHGIIGGGKPQEIIDFGTAAAVLKHTIHGDCNQFSEDEVKEFMTAESGKIMR from the coding sequence ATGGGAAAAGTTTTAACGTTAGGCGAGGGAATGCTTCGCTTTTCTACATCGACAGGTAAACGCTTATCCAACGTAGAAGCCGTGTCGCTTCATTATGGAGGAGGCGAGGCCAATGTGGCAATATCACTAGCTAACTATGGACATGATACTTATTTTGCGAGTAAAGTTCCGAACAACAGTTTAGGAGAAGGATTTAAAAACCATTTGCAGAATTTTAATGTCAACACAGATGTTCTTTTACGCGGTGGAAAACGGATAGGAACGTATTATGTTGAAGTAGGAGCTGGTGAAAGAGGCGCAAAGGTTCTTTACGATCGTGAGCAGTCCTCATTTGCCACGATGAACGAAAATGAATGGGATAGTTTGCAGATTTTTAAAGACATCGATTTTTTTCATATTTCAGGAATTACGCCAGCTTTGTCGAGTTTTTGGAGAAAATTAACATGTGAACTCTTGAGCCAAGCCAAAAAAGCTGGTTGTAAAATCAGTTTTGATGTCAATTATCGCGCGAAGCTTTGGACGCAAGAAGAGGCGAGTCAGATGTTGAAGGAGATATTGCCGTTGGTGGATTATTGTTCTTTAGGTAAATTGGATGCGCTTTACTTGTTGGGGATTAAGCCATATCAAGGGGGGGAGGATGAGATTGCTCACTATTATTCCGAGATACAAAAAAAATATCCCAACATTCAAGTTTTATACGCGACAAAGCGTGAAGTCATATCTGCAACCTTTAATAAATTAACGGGCGTTTACTGGCATGATGGAGAGTACTATGAGTCAAAAAAATATGAAATGAAGGCGATTGTAGATCGTATTGGTGGAGGTGATGCATTTTCAGGTGCTGTGCTACATGGCATTATCGGAGGAGGAAAACCACAAGAAATTATTGATTTTGGAACAGCAGCAGCGGTACTAAAACATACGATTCATGGTGATTGTAACCAATTTAGTGAAGATGAGGTAAAAGAATTTATGACAGCAGAGTCTGGAAAAATAATGAGGTAG
- a CDS encoding 2-hydroxymuconate tautomerase — MPFVTIKFLEGRTDDQKKAVVKDVTEAVSKNLGAPKENIHVILEEMKKTDYGVAGVRKSDI, encoded by the coding sequence ATGCCGTTCGTAACAATAAAGTTTTTAGAAGGTCGAACTGATGATCAAAAGAAAGCCGTTGTCAAAGATGTCACAGAGGCTGTTTCAAAAAATTTAGGGGCTCCAAAAGAAAATATTCACGTCATCTTAGAGGAAATGAAAAAAACAGATTATGGCGTAGCTGGCGTTCGCAAATCAGATATTTAA
- a CDS encoding beta-galactosidase BglB, giving the protein MIIKRELFIEKAVVEEKIDLLMENLTTIRDDKGAFLLDFDGLKVDDKSWSVWNWPQGVGLYGIYKNYRITKNDKAIKVVQDWIENRMKEGAPPKNVNTMAPLLTMAYLYEDTGDSKYIPYLEQWAEWVMHEMPRTKEDGLQHATYGPENKNQLWDDTLMMTVLPLAKIGKLLNRPDYIEEARYQFLIHVKYLQDRKTGLWYHGWTFEGNHNFAEALWARGNCWITIAIPEIIEILELTENDELRIFLIHTLNAQVAALKEYQHESGLWHTLIDDPGAYLESSATAGFAYGILKAVHKHYISAEYEEVAYKAIAGLLQEVDENGEVQHVSVGTGIGDTLDFYRKIDMTAMPYGQSLTILCLTELLVSFC; this is encoded by the coding sequence ATGATTATTAAACGAGAATTATTTATTGAAAAAGCAGTTGTAGAAGAAAAAATTGATTTGTTGATGGAAAATTTGACGACGATTCGTGATGACAAGGGAGCGTTTTTATTAGATTTCGATGGCCTGAAAGTAGACGATAAAAGCTGGTCTGTCTGGAATTGGCCGCAAGGAGTTGGCTTGTACGGAATTTACAAAAATTATCGAATTACAAAAAATGATAAAGCCATTAAGGTGGTCCAAGATTGGATTGAAAATCGGATGAAAGAGGGCGCGCCACCAAAGAACGTGAACACGATGGCCCCGTTACTCACGATGGCATATCTTTACGAGGATACTGGAGATTCTAAGTATATTCCTTATCTAGAACAGTGGGCAGAGTGGGTGATGCATGAGATGCCGAGAACGAAAGAAGATGGCTTGCAGCATGCTACTTATGGTCCAGAAAATAAAAATCAGCTGTGGGATGATACGTTGATGATGACTGTGCTTCCTTTGGCTAAAATTGGAAAGTTGCTGAATCGTCCAGATTATATTGAAGAAGCAAGATATCAATTTTTGATTCATGTGAAGTATTTGCAGGATCGTAAAACGGGATTGTGGTATCACGGTTGGACATTTGAAGGGAATCACAACTTTGCAGAAGCACTATGGGCTCGTGGAAATTGTTGGATTACGATTGCCATTCCAGAGATCATTGAGATTCTTGAATTGACTGAGAATGATGAGTTGCGAATTTTTTTGATTCATACTTTAAATGCTCAAGTTGCTGCTTTGAAGGAGTACCAGCATGAATCAGGTTTATGGCATACCTTAATCGATGACCCAGGCGCTTATCTTGAATCATCGGCCACGGCTGGTTTTGCGTACGGGATATTAAAGGCTGTGCATAAACATTATATTAGCGCTGAATATGAGGAAGTCGCGTATAAAGCGATTGCTGGGTTGCTACAAGAGGTTGATGAAAACGGTGAGGTACAGCATGTGTCGGTGGGTACTGGGATTGGCGACACGCTGGATTTTTATCGCAAAATAGATATGACGGCAATGCCTTATGGTCAGTCTCTTACTATACTTTGTTTGACTGAATTGCTAGTTTCATTCTGTTGA
- the lipL gene encoding lipoyl-[GcvH]:protein N-lipoyltransferase produces MKEGLDLLKQENWRFIDQTTVQIAFDALQSFATDDTLCRSVGSQISPPTTRAWVHHNTISMGIQDTKLPDLKKGIAYFKEQGYRVVVRNSGGLAVVLDEGVLNLSLVFPDVERGIAIDRGYETMFALIKHMFPKYAHKMEAREIVGSYCPGSYDLSISGKKFAGISQRRMAKGVAVQIYLAVNGDQQKRAELIREFYRVSGKDRQEKYAFPDVDPSVMTTLSEMFEESLEVNDVMVKLLNALYYFSGKLESSRLMGEELDWYVAYYQRLILRNEKVLANL; encoded by the coding sequence ATGAAAGAAGGACTTGATTTATTGAAGCAGGAAAACTGGCGATTTATCGACCAAACAACGGTGCAAATTGCTTTCGATGCCTTGCAATCTTTTGCAACAGATGATACGTTATGTCGCTCTGTAGGTAGCCAAATTTCGCCACCAACAACAAGAGCTTGGGTTCATCACAACACGATATCAATGGGGATTCAAGACACGAAGTTACCGGATCTTAAGAAGGGGATCGCCTATTTTAAAGAGCAAGGATATCGCGTCGTTGTCCGTAACTCGGGTGGTCTGGCAGTAGTGCTTGATGAAGGCGTACTTAATCTCTCTCTCGTTTTTCCTGATGTGGAGCGAGGCATTGCGATTGATCGTGGTTATGAGACGATGTTTGCCCTTATTAAACACATGTTTCCGAAGTACGCTCACAAAATGGAGGCGCGTGAAATAGTTGGTTCCTACTGCCCAGGAAGCTATGATTTAAGCATAAGTGGCAAGAAGTTTGCTGGTATATCACAACGAAGAATGGCCAAGGGTGTCGCCGTACAGATCTATTTAGCGGTAAATGGAGATCAGCAAAAGAGAGCAGAGTTAATTCGCGAATTTTACCGAGTGAGTGGGAAGGATAGACAAGAGAAGTATGCGTTCCCTGATGTAGATCCGAGCGTAATGACAACCTTGTCAGAGATGTTTGAGGAGTCGCTAGAAGTAAATGACGTGATGGTGAAATTACTAAACGCACTCTATTATTTTTCAGGTAAGCTAGAGTCAAGCCGTTTAATGGGAGAAGAATTAGACTGGTACGTAGCTTATTATCAAAGGCTTATTTTGCGAAATGAAAAAGTTTTAGCGAACCTATAA